From the genome of Bradyrhizobium elkanii USDA 76, one region includes:
- a CDS encoding carbohydrate porin, with the protein MATKLRIGVVNQPIRLHASASASAPNLPLIKPGSAGRVAQTQTRKTIAPFARFDAFREKGIWLNIPGPADTIDQDKHGVRSVLADVGIGYIGWTHNTFANNQLPNATRSSIANQLYMGQNPTFATTNFVIVTYDLSRFGIPDGQIVVGAEQQYWTWKRPGPDRVGLNTFAYYQTFFDRKFELKLGYLRNANEFTGTLFGGISGSNMFALFQAGMSTNAAPTPAANLKYNFDDHLYNKVSVQRSISPDGPYAQITENPSGLNWSTANAGILFIDELGYKSKAAPGVPDTWLRAGIALNSSRYRNLADPDQQRESGNNFHYIAADRQLWQSDVEGTPSRGIYGGFSIMGASPDLNRIGQYYELRLYAKGLFDSRPSDLIALVANNTTWSRFAVDAALAKGQLAHHDTTAITGTYTAHLAPGIYASLGLSYIHNPISVIHTPQTEHALNLLVSTLIFF; encoded by the coding sequence ATGGCTACAAAGCTCCGGATCGGCGTGGTCAATCAGCCGATTCGACTTCATGCCTCGGCGTCGGCGTCAGCCCCCAACCTACCTCTCATAAAGCCCGGCAGCGCCGGTCGGGTTGCTCAGACGCAAACGCGAAAGACGATCGCCCCCTTCGCACGCTTTGATGCTTTCCGAGAAAAAGGGATTTGGCTCAACATACCCGGCCCTGCTGATACAATTGATCAGGACAAGCATGGCGTTAGATCCGTACTGGCAGACGTCGGCATTGGCTATATCGGCTGGACGCACAACACCTTTGCAAACAACCAGCTGCCGAATGCGACCAGAAGCAGCATCGCCAACCAACTCTATATGGGGCAGAATCCGACGTTTGCTACGACGAACTTCGTGATCGTCACTTATGATCTCAGCCGGTTTGGTATTCCCGATGGACAGATTGTCGTTGGAGCCGAGCAGCAATACTGGACATGGAAACGACCGGGACCGGATCGAGTAGGATTGAATACATTCGCCTACTATCAAACGTTCTTCGACAGAAAATTCGAACTCAAGCTTGGCTATCTCAGAAATGCGAATGAGTTCACCGGCACATTATTCGGAGGAATTTCAGGATCAAACATGTTTGCCCTTTTCCAAGCAGGGATGAGCACCAACGCCGCGCCAACGCCCGCCGCCAACCTGAAGTACAATTTTGATGATCACTTGTACAACAAAGTTTCCGTGCAGCGGTCAATCAGTCCAGATGGTCCCTATGCGCAGATAACCGAAAATCCTTCGGGTTTAAACTGGAGCACAGCCAATGCCGGCATTCTGTTCATTGATGAACTTGGCTACAAGAGCAAGGCCGCTCCTGGCGTTCCCGACACGTGGCTGCGGGCCGGCATTGCTTTGAACAGCAGCCGCTACAGGAATTTGGCAGATCCGGATCAACAAAGGGAGAGCGGGAATAACTTTCATTACATAGCTGCTGACAGGCAGCTCTGGCAGAGTGACGTTGAGGGGACGCCATCTCGCGGCATCTATGGCGGATTCTCCATCATGGGAGCTTCACCTGACCTAAACAGGATCGGCCAGTATTACGAGCTTCGTCTTTATGCAAAGGGACTGTTTGACAGCCGGCCCAGTGATTTGATTGCTCTGGTTGCCAACAACACGACCTGGAGCAGGTTTGCAGTGGATGCTGCCTTGGCCAAAGGGCAGCTTGCGCATCACGATACCACAGCCATCACGGGGACCTATACCGCGCATCTCGCTCCGGGGATATATGCAAGCCTCGGACTGTCCTACATTCACAACCCGATAAGCGTCATCCACACGCCTCAAACAGAGCACGCCCTCAATCTGTTGGTGTCTACGCTGATATTTTTCTAG
- the istA gene encoding IS21-like element ISBj11 family transposase has product MPGRHITDHQMRLYMKYRQTDSPPVAAAKASFSTSTAYRIEKDRRLPSQKKAPRGRRRPDPLARVFETEIAPMLKAAPGVRPVTIFEELLRRHPELGAGIRRTLERRIRAWRAIHGEEQEVIFRQTHEPGQRGLSDFTDMGELGVTIAGVPLDHRLYHFRLAYSGFEHAHVVLGGESFVALAEGLQNALWSLGGAPREHRTDSLSAAFCNLDRDAKDDLTRRYEDLCAHYGMRPSRNNRGIAHENGAIESSHGHLKRAIGDALLLRGTADFDDLAAYRGFIDEIASRRNARNAKRIDSERSALQDLPDRRTSDYEEVIVHVTSSGGFTLRKVFYTVPSRLIGHRLRVRLYDDHLDVFVGGTHLLTLPRGRPHPNGKHDQVVDYRHVIHSLRRKPMALLNLVYRDQLFPREAYRRAFDVLRKRLPDKKACRIMVDLLALAHERGCEAELANQLTADLNDGRLPDLNRLRTHFAPDPAQVPNVVVRLAPLATYECLIGTAEIGGAA; this is encoded by the coding sequence GTGCCAGGCCGACACATTACCGATCACCAAATGAGGCTCTACATGAAGTACCGTCAGACCGATAGCCCACCCGTGGCCGCCGCCAAGGCTTCGTTCAGCACCTCGACCGCTTACCGGATCGAGAAGGATCGACGCCTTCCGTCGCAGAAGAAGGCTCCCCGCGGCCGTCGCCGGCCAGATCCCTTGGCCCGCGTATTTGAGACAGAGATCGCGCCGATGCTGAAGGCCGCCCCCGGTGTGCGGCCGGTCACGATCTTCGAGGAGTTGCTCCGACGCCATCCCGAGCTCGGCGCCGGCATCCGTCGCACGCTGGAGCGCCGGATCCGGGCCTGGCGGGCGATCCACGGCGAGGAGCAGGAGGTCATCTTCCGCCAGACCCACGAACCCGGTCAGCGCGGCCTGTCCGACTTCACCGACATGGGCGAATTGGGTGTCACGATCGCGGGCGTACCGCTCGACCATCGTCTCTATCACTTCCGGCTGGCCTATTCCGGGTTTGAGCACGCCCATGTCGTGCTCGGCGGTGAGAGCTTCGTCGCTCTGGCCGAAGGCCTGCAGAATGCCTTGTGGTCACTCGGTGGGGCGCCACGGGAGCATCGCACCGACAGCCTGTCGGCCGCCTTTTGCAATCTCGACCGCGACGCCAAAGACGATCTGACGCGGCGATACGAAGACCTCTGTGCCCATTACGGCATGCGGCCTTCCCGCAACAATCGTGGCATCGCCCACGAGAACGGGGCGATCGAGAGTTCGCATGGTCATCTCAAGCGAGCGATCGGCGACGCGCTGTTGCTGCGTGGCACCGCCGACTTCGACGATCTAGCTGCCTATCGTGGCTTCATCGATGAGATCGCCAGCCGCCGCAATGCCCGCAACGCCAAGCGGATCGACAGTGAACGTAGCGCACTTCAGGATCTGCCGGACCGCCGCACGTCGGACTATGAAGAGGTGATCGTCCACGTGACGTCGTCCGGCGGCTTCACCTTGCGCAAGGTGTTCTACACGGTGCCGTCGCGCTTGATCGGCCATCGGCTGCGGGTGCGCCTGTATGACGATCACCTCGACGTGTTTGTCGGCGGCACGCATCTCCTCACCTTGCCGCGCGGGCGGCCGCATCCCAATGGCAAGCACGATCAGGTCGTCGATTATCGGCACGTGATCCATTCCTTGCGGCGCAAGCCGATGGCGCTCCTCAACCTGGTCTACCGCGACCAGCTGTTCCCCCGGGAAGCTTACCGCCGAGCCTTCGACGTCTTGCGCAAACGCTTACCGGACAAGAAGGCCTGCCGGATCATGGTCGATCTCCTCGCACTCGCCCATGAGCGCGGTTGCGAGGCCGAACTCGCCAATCAGCTCACGGCTGACCTGAACGACGGCCGGCTGCCCGACCTCAACCGGCTACGTACTCACTTCGCCCCGGATCCCGCCCAGGTGCCGAACGTCGTGGTACGCCTCGCACCGCTCGCCACCTATGAATGCCTCATCGGTACCGCCGAGATCGGAGGCGCCGCATGA
- the istB gene encoding IS21-like element ISBj11 family helper ATPase IstB produces the protein MSTTNVVDTARLNLLLNELRLPAIKALWPQFAEQSDKEGWPAARFLATIAEHEIAERGRRRIERHLVEARLPTGKTFDSFDFEAVPMISKAQMTALAAGDGWLGKGANLLLFGPPGGGKSHLAAAIGLALIENGWRVLFTRTTDLVQKLQVARRELNLEGAINRLDRFDLVILDDLAYVTKDQAETSVLFELISARYERRSLLITANQPFGEWNKVFPDPAMTLAAIDRLVHHATIVEMNVESYRRRTALERKRGPGRPPEHATQKTLA, from the coding sequence ATGAGCACAACCAACGTAGTCGACACCGCGCGCCTCAATCTGTTGCTCAACGAGCTGCGGCTGCCCGCCATCAAGGCGCTGTGGCCGCAATTTGCCGAGCAATCCGATAAAGAAGGCTGGCCGGCGGCGCGCTTCCTCGCCACCATTGCCGAGCACGAGATCGCTGAGCGCGGCCGCCGCCGCATCGAGCGCCATCTCGTCGAGGCGCGGCTGCCTACCGGAAAGACCTTTGACAGCTTCGACTTCGAGGCCGTGCCGATGATCTCCAAGGCGCAAATGACCGCACTCGCCGCCGGCGACGGCTGGCTCGGCAAGGGCGCCAATCTGCTGCTGTTTGGTCCGCCCGGTGGAGGCAAGAGCCACTTGGCGGCAGCAATCGGCTTGGCCCTCATCGAGAACGGATGGCGCGTCCTGTTCACCCGCACCACCGATCTCGTGCAGAAGCTCCAGGTGGCTCGCCGCGAGCTCAACCTCGAGGGCGCCATCAACCGCCTCGATCGCTTCGATCTCGTCATCTTGGACGATCTTGCCTATGTCACCAAGGACCAGGCCGAGACCAGTGTGCTGTTCGAGCTCATCAGCGCACGCTACGAGCGACGCTCTTTGCTGATCACCGCCAATCAGCCCTTTGGAGAATGGAACAAGGTCTTTCCGGACCCAGCTATGACCCTCGCGGCGATCGATCGCCTTGTTCACCACGCCACCATCGTCGAGATGAACGTCGAGAGCTATCGCAGGCGGACTGCCCTCGAGCGAAAGCGTGGTCCAGGGCGGCCACCGGAGCACGCGACACAAAAAACGCTCGCTTGA